A region from the uncultured Sunxiuqinia sp. genome encodes:
- a CDS encoding hybrid sensor histidine kinase/response regulator codes for MEQKQSKILAVDDNHQNIKVIGSILRKANYQVGFAFDGQQALDLLKASNDYDLVLLDVNMPKMSGYETCIQIRRNPKLNEIPIIFLTALSEIDNVVEGFDSGAQDYVEKPFNSRELLARVETHIELKRRKEELRESNLRLEEKVMERTMALKKSNEKLKKVNQELQLLDEAKDDFLRIISHEINTPLNGVIGFINILKEELKNDEVYEMIHFLDLSAKRLEKFADLSLLITELRTNRKTLRFKDCHISGLFDVQIAALQESIQQKNISFDIDFKVDTLWADQFLAAKCVECILDNALRYSPENGAIRISSYEIANKVVCEVEDKGKGFSERILVDHFKFFTFGREYIDEQKGLSLALVNLIMKAHNGKIEILNSVDGGAMVRLFFPKK; via the coding sequence ATGGAACAAAAACAATCTAAAATTCTAGCTGTCGATGATAATCACCAAAATATTAAAGTGATTGGTTCAATCCTTCGAAAAGCAAATTATCAGGTCGGTTTTGCTTTTGACGGGCAGCAGGCTCTGGATTTGTTGAAGGCGTCGAATGACTATGATCTGGTCTTACTCGATGTAAATATGCCGAAGATGAGTGGGTATGAAACCTGTATTCAAATAAGAAGAAATCCAAAGCTGAATGAGATTCCCATTATATTCCTGACAGCTTTGAGTGAAATTGATAATGTGGTAGAAGGGTTTGATTCGGGAGCGCAAGACTATGTTGAGAAACCGTTTAATAGTCGGGAATTATTAGCTCGTGTAGAAACACATATCGAACTTAAGAGAAGGAAAGAAGAGTTAAGAGAGAGTAATCTTAGGCTGGAAGAAAAGGTGATGGAGAGAACCATGGCCCTGAAGAAATCCAATGAAAAACTAAAAAAGGTTAATCAGGAACTTCAACTGTTGGACGAGGCAAAAGATGACTTTTTAAGAATTATTAGTCATGAAATTAATACTCCTTTAAACGGAGTTATTGGTTTTATCAATATTTTAAAAGAAGAGTTGAAGAATGATGAAGTTTACGAGATGATTCATTTTTTGGATCTATCGGCGAAGCGCTTAGAGAAGTTCGCTGATTTAAGTCTCTTAATTACAGAACTTCGTACAAATCGCAAGACCTTACGGTTTAAAGACTGTCATATTTCAGGCTTGTTTGACGTTCAAATAGCTGCTCTGCAAGAATCAATCCAGCAAAAGAATATTTCATTTGATATAGATTTTAAGGTTGACACATTGTGGGCTGATCAATTTTTGGCAGCAAAATGTGTTGAGTGTATTTTGGATAACGCTTTGCGCTATTCGCCTGAAAATGGAGCCATTCGCATTTCAAGTTATGAAATAGCGAATAAAGTTGTTTGTGAAGTCGAAGATAAAGGGAAAGGGTTTAGTGAAAGAATTTTAGTTGACCATTTTAAGTTTTTTACGTTTGGACGCGAATATATTGATGAGCAAAAAGGCTTGAGTTTGGCTTTGGTAAATTTGATTATGAAAGCACACAATGGAAAGATTGAGATTCTGAATAGTGTTGATGGAGGTGCCATGGTTCGACTGTTTTTCCCTAAAAAATAA